The genomic stretch AAGTATTGTTATGTTTAGCCCTGAATTAAAAGCACTATCTCAAGAAATAGGTAAACTACTACTCGCTAAAAAGCATGTACTTACCTTAGCGGAATCCTGCACTGGTGGGCTAATTTCAGCCCTTATCACCAATATCGCAGGCAGCTCAGCTTGGTTTGATAGTGGATTGGTCACTTATAGCAATCAAGCCAAGCAGGATTTACTCAAAGTGAAAGAAACTACACTCACGCAACACGGCGCAGTGAGCGAACAAGCCGCAATTGAAATGGCGATTGGCGCACTTCAGCAAGGCAGGGCCAATATTGCTGCAAGCGTGACAGGGATCGCAGGGCCAGAGGGAGGCTCTTCCACAAAACCTGTCGGCACAGTTTGCTTTGCTTGGGCTAGCAACGACTTGCCTTCCATTAGCAAAACTTACTTATTCCAAGGCAATAGAGAGCAAATTCGCGAGCAATCCACCATCGCATTGCTTATTGGACTCAAAGACTTTCTCAACCAACAGAGTTAAAAATCAACCCCTCCATATTATCTTCAATTAATAGTGTACGTTCGTACAATGGTTTGCTAAAATCAAAAAACCAACGCTAAAAAACCCTTCAAAATAACTAATCAACGGCAATTAGTCCTAGTCTTAGCCTTACTTTTAGGCCTAATTTGTGGAATAATTACATTCTTGATTTGAAGACTTTTTTAGCACTTTTATGGCGTAAACAAAGCCTTAATCAATAAAGAGAAAAAACCAGAGGACGACATGGACGACAACAAAAGCAAAGCACTGGCAGCAGCACTTTCGCAAATCGAAAAGCAGTTCGGCAAAGGCTCAATCATGCGCTTGGGCGACACAGAAGTCGCAGAAGACATACAGGCGGTTTCAACAGGCTCATTGGGCCTAGATATCGCACTAGGCATTGGCGGCTTACCTCGCGGACGTGTCATTGAAATTTACGGCCCTGAATCTTCTGGCAAAACAACTCTCACACTATCTGTCATTGCACAGATGCAGAAAATGGGCGGAACAGCCGCATTTATTGATGCTGAGCACGCACTCGATCCACAATATGCACAAAAACTAGGGGTCAATGTTGGCGAGCTTTTAATTTCCCAACCTGACACAGGTGAGCAAGCCTTAGAAATTGCCGATATGTTGGTACGTTCAGGCTCAGTTGACATTGTGGTGGTCGATTCTGTAGCCGCACTGGTTCCGAAAGCGGAAATCGAA from Candidatus Methylopumilus turicensis encodes the following:
- a CDS encoding CinA family protein, with amino-acid sequence MFSPELKALSQEIGKLLLAKKHVLTLAESCTGGLISALITNIAGSSAWFDSGLVTYSNQAKQDLLKVKETTLTQHGAVSEQAAIEMAIGALQQGRANIAASVTGIAGPEGGSSTKPVGTVCFAWASNDLPSISKTYLFQGNREQIREQSTIALLIGLKDFLNQQS